In Burkholderia sp. NRF60-BP8, a single window of DNA contains:
- a CDS encoding helix-turn-helix domain-containing protein, with the protein MDQHVACTEEPTAEDTRRSAQGDDAFAGQAVVSVAHDADEQARNLIGWRQTYDQLAAGRFVGTLTELPLDTMKLFRESTSHLLRQACEVRGDAYWFGIPLVCDGSARVDACRIGPGALAFRPGNVEFELVTPAQFSIYGVVVRGDVLRRYAEEVERRALDERLFTQRVMQVGDARLARLCALLGRRLDGAVAMAGPLPDAQRDDLQAEVLAALFDACAQPADDGSGSAPSTRRWLVDQARDYVLAHRTRPVGVPELCEQLHVSRRTLQYCFQDVLGMAPATYLRTLRLNGARRDLCGRAAGSVQDVAEAWGFWHLSQFATDYRRLFGKRPSETLRDRA; encoded by the coding sequence ATGGATCAACACGTGGCGTGTACGGAAGAACCGACCGCCGAAGACACGCGGCGCAGCGCGCAGGGCGACGACGCGTTCGCCGGGCAGGCCGTCGTCAGCGTCGCGCACGATGCGGACGAGCAGGCGCGCAACCTGATCGGCTGGCGGCAGACCTACGACCAGCTCGCGGCCGGCCGTTTCGTCGGCACGCTGACCGAGCTGCCGCTCGACACGATGAAGCTGTTTCGCGAATCGACCAGCCACCTGCTGCGCCAGGCGTGCGAAGTGCGCGGCGACGCGTACTGGTTCGGCATCCCGCTCGTGTGCGACGGCTCGGCGCGCGTCGATGCGTGCCGCATCGGCCCCGGCGCACTCGCATTCCGGCCCGGCAACGTCGAATTCGAACTCGTGACGCCCGCGCAGTTCTCGATCTACGGCGTCGTCGTGCGCGGCGACGTGCTGCGTCGCTATGCGGAGGAAGTGGAGCGTCGCGCGCTCGACGAGCGGCTGTTCACGCAGCGCGTGATGCAGGTCGGCGACGCGCGGCTCGCGCGCCTGTGCGCGCTGCTCGGCCGCCGGCTCGACGGTGCGGTGGCGATGGCCGGCCCGCTGCCCGATGCGCAGCGCGACGACCTGCAGGCCGAAGTGCTGGCCGCGCTGTTCGACGCGTGCGCGCAGCCGGCCGACGACGGCAGCGGCAGTGCGCCGTCGACGCGCCGCTGGCTCGTCGACCAGGCGCGCGACTACGTGCTCGCGCACCGCACGCGCCCGGTCGGCGTGCCCGAGCTGTGCGAGCAGTTGCACGTGAGCCGGCGCACGCTGCAGTACTGCTTCCAGGACGTACTCGGGATGGCGCCCGCGACCTACCTGCGCACGCTGCGGCTGAACGGCGCGCGGCGCGACCTGTGCGGGCGCGCGGCCGGCTCGGTGCAGGACGTCGCGGAGGCATGGGGCTTCTGGCATCTCAGCCAGTTCGCGACCGATTACCGGCGCCTGTTCGGCAAGCGGCCGTCGGAGACGCTGCGCGATCGCGCGTGA